The DNA window agTAAAGCCTAGAAGTTTCCATAAGAACTACATGGGTAATAGAGAACTAGTGCAGAGTTCATATTATGTTTATTCCAAATCATTATATCAGCAAAACAAAATGACTGCTTAGCAATGTTTCTAACCTGGCCCCATCAGTATATCGTAGAACCTAAGACTGCATTAATATAAGAGGATGCAAGGAATTAGGTTTCCTCCTCTATTTGAAGGGAGattatcttttatttgttttaaatgcatatatttttgtGAAAGTACAGTTATTTACATTAGTAATTACTCTCTATCTAACGTGTATCATCTTATTTTTGTAGATATACATAATAAGGGCACATGATTTAAATGAATTGGATGGGGCTCTTGGCCTCCTAAATTTGGATGCTTATACAAAACAAAGTGATGCAGGCAAGTTGTTTGGTGTCTTTGTTAGGTCTCTTAATTATCATGCTTGCATGTCAGAAGTTTTGCATTATAACTGAATTTCTGGGGAAAAAATAATAGATGATGCAGAAACTGGTCCAACGGTCTCTAAAAGTACAAAGAGGAAACGTCCAAAACCTCTTCCACTAGCTTCTGTTAGGAAGAAGAACAAGAGGTCTGGCCTACAAAGATTGTCTTGTAACGTTGGGCAGCCGGCAGAGCAATCTGAAAATGATAGTGAAGAAGTTGGTTCAGAAGTTTTGGAAGGTTTCAAGCGAACCGAGTCTGCAATTCAATTCAAAGACATAACAAGTTTCGAGAACATATTGGTTGATGGCTTGGTTATAGATCCTGAGCTCTCGGAAGACATTCGCAGTAAATACTACCAGCTATGCTGTAGTCAAAATGCTTTTCTTCATGAAAATATTATCCAGggtataagttttaaatttaaagttgGAATTATTTCCGAAACTGTCAATATTGCTGATGCTATAAGAACTTGCAAGCTCACAACTTCTCGAGATGAATTTGATAGTTGGGACAGGACCTTGAAAGCCTTTGAGTTGTTGGGCATGAATGTTGGTTTCTTACGAACTCGTCTTCACCGGCTTGTAAACcttgcatttgaatcagaaggtGCTGCTGAGACAAGGAGGTATTTTGAAGCTAAAGCAGAACGAGATCAGACAGAGAATGAGATACGAAACCTTGAAGCAAAACTCACGGAGCTGAAGGATGCAAGTAAAACCTTTGGATTTGAAATCGAGAGTTTGCAATCTAAAGCGGAAACAAATGAATTCAGGTTTGAGAAAGAAGTTAAGGCTCCATGGTGAAATTTCCTTAAAGATACAAGGGTTCATATATGTATTCATAATCTCCGACGGTAGCAAGATGACAACCCCAGTTTGTATTACTAGGCAGTTTCATTATTATTTGTACTTTTCTTGGATGATTCTGTGACATTGGAGGAAGCCAATTTCTGCTCTTTTCCTCTCATTTGCATGAGGACTAATTGCTTATGTCTTCATTTTGTTTCATTGTTAATGGGAGAATTATGATCATCAGGTAAAGCAAATTATTCTGAGATGGTGCTCGAGGTTGGCATACAGAATTTCTAAATTGcgcttttaaaaataaacaatgaaatataaaatatatggtttgaagataataataattgtaatatacaatatttaagaaattaaaacaaatcaatttagtttaaattgtgaaagaaaatcattttaaatagGTAAATGATTAACCATATTAATTGCACTCTAATTGCTTTCTAATTAGTATTGTTTATCATGGTAGAAAGTATTATTTAACATGTTACAAAAAAGTTTAAGTATTATCATgttgattaaagaaaaatttcaaaattcaattttaaaagatttaattaacAATTGAATCATAGATAGAGttacaagaaaaaaaatctcATCAATTTTGAGATGGCTACATGGGTGAAACAATTTGAGTAAtagtattaaaatttattcaaatttcaaaacaaagcttattttaaaatatatattttttattggttttcttaaaaatataaaaatataaaactatccttataataacaatttattttaaatacaaaaggGTTAAAGAGTAATTTAACCGAGTTGGTGTCACTTTACTCGTGATACCAAATTcaataaataacttaatatcagtTAACCAAACATGTAATTTTTTGagattttatgtttatgtttatatataaaatgcataataaatataaaaattttataattaaaaaaagttaggATATAAAATAAGTGAATAACTTATATTAGGTTAATTTAAAAAGTTAGTTTTTAAATACCAATGACATAATGCATTGAACTCAAATTACACCAAGAGAGGATGACTTGGtgtttaaaaattgaagaaaatgaaaacacaaaacaatAACACAAGAATTTTAGTAGTTTGGCCTTAATTGTCTACTTTCATTATCTTAACTTTCCTCAACTAAGTATCACTTTTACACAATCTCTATCTTTAAACTTGGTAAGATAATACCACTACCCAAAAGCTTTTCTACCCAAAAAATCTTTAAAAGTAACCCATCAAAAAGAGAAATGGACTAAGAATGAATATGaaaattgaagctttaaaatAGTAGCTGAGATATAACCTTTGTAAGGAGTAGTAAGGGAGTCGACACTCCTTCAAGCACTACCTGAAATAGTAAACAAATAGGGGACACAAGGTTTGTTTACACATTTCGATTTCCCTACGTCTGCGAAGTCTAGCTCAGTGAGAAATATTCACTATCTTCAACACTTGCAACAAGTGATCCTAATCTATCACACACCCATGACAATTTCCTCACCTTCGTACCTTAAAGAATGATATTCTCCCTAATAAATTCACCCATTTGAATTCAACAAATAAAATCATAACACAAAATATTTTACTATCAATATGCactcataaaataaaattccTCACAAGAATAGATTAAGTGTTTAATCTCCCAATACAATAACCTATACAAATCTCTCAATTATATGGAATATTTTCAAACTTGCTAACATAAGAAGATCTATCACAATCTcactaaaacaaaaataaaataagtttaatatgatttaataataacAAGCAACGTAAACATGAATTCTTGGCAACTAAGAGTACAATGTTCTAATTCAATCCAATATCCACGATTCAAGGGACTAGATAGGGGTGATCGGATCCGATCCAATATTCTAAATTTGATTCCCAAGTGATATGATCTTCATTAATGAACTAAATATGATCTACATAATTAGAACAACCCATAAACATTGTTGTCACACCCCAGTTTAGGCGGGTTTAAGGAGAAGGCGCATGGTAGTGAAAGAACCTATGTTTGGCGGGTTGTAATTCAcccatttgtttcttttggtGTATACTTGAGGGTGTATAGTATACTTAAACCGAGTAATtaagtgaaaattttatttttctgattaGCCAAAGAGTAAAGGTTTTAGCTGGACAAAAAGACAAATTACAATATGATTTATCGCCAAAAGTATAATACACCCAGTTTGTCTTAGTACTGTTCTCGTTGGGTTGTGAAGTGCTTGGTTAGGAACCAACTAGATTGACTGTCTTAATATTTATTATGCaagatttttatttatgtttctttTGGAGTCTATAGGCTAATAAGAAAGACAAGCTTTGAATTTAAGTGACGCTTTGAATTTAAGTGACACTTGTTGAAAGTCTGTAAAGGagattgaattatatatatgaaataaggGTTCTGAGAGGAGTTTCTTTTGGATTCTAAATTTTACTCTTTGATTCTTTTCTGGAACCGATTTCATTTCTTCTTCCCTGTGCTGGAAACATAGGTTCTTAGTTTAACTAGTGGTTATTTCACCTTTGGGTTAGTATTACAACTCTGCATGTTAAATTCTGAAAGAGTAAGTCTGTAACGAGTGAATGAACAGTAAGATGTAAGTATAAGCCTTTGCATGGGGTTTATAAGTGCTTGAGATGATGGTAAGTTGTTTACGGTTAAGTTTTTAATGGTGTTTTTATGTTCTGTAAGCAGTGGTTGTTACtgtttcataatggatgattggGTCTAGAGCTTTAAGTTACTGTGGGTGAGTGGAGGTGAGTCTTGACTTAGACTCTACTATGTGTACGATTcaagtagatatatatatatgaatatatgtttGGCATTAAGATATTTGCAATAAATGGTAAGAGTATGAGTATAGTAAGGATGAGTTATGTTCTATGTTGATATGTTTAGAAATTCTGTGGCAAAGAGTGATGACTAGTAAGTATGCAAGTAAGTTTTGATGTAAGAATAGTATAAGATGGTCAAACGTGTGAACCTATCTGGGTAAGTGAATGTTATGTGAACGTCCCTTTGTGATGCCTCTGGTATGACAACAATTTTGCTAACTAGATTGGTAAGTCACAAtatgaaaagaaatgaaagacCATATGGTTATGATCCATGGCTTggtgatctgtcgtaatttggtgtagcagattaaactagttttcacatttaggGAGCTTGAATACATGTATTTTcgttatgttttagttaagttttcttagtttttttatattcaataaaatgtgcaaattgagccttctattgaccttaggggccgaatgaggcctaaggtgAGCTAacatactttgtgagtgtgcaggagacttTTAGAAGGCATATTAAGCTGATATTGGTCGTTATGTCACAAAATGGGATGactgatgtcgcaacatagggaacaGAATAGAGAAAACTCAAGTTTGCCTTCGATGTTGCGACACAAACTGATGGTGTCGCGACATACCTCTGAAGATAGCTGAACAGGAGTATACTAATTGCTATGTTGTGACATAGGTCCTAGTGTGTCATGACAACAACTCTGTGACAGAAATTAAATATGAaacaggggcattttggtctgcacaatcaaactttaaGCTCAAGGACGTCAACTAaactagggttaaggacgacagccacctaaaggctataaataggatCTTTTGGCACATGCTATAGACATTATTCCTTTAACCTAGATTCTCTctgtaaaatttagtttagttttctttcattcttaggttttggatttcttttatttgttcttgttgatttcaagAGATCTAAATTGTGGAAGCATTCAAACTCTGTGGATTTGtgcttaatttcaatacaatcaggctctttcatttattttatcttGTTGAAttaattagcatgctttctctttatATCGATTTCATATTGTCTATgaaatccatgaggaactaatccctctatgggggattagtgagtagaGGTATaatctattaattgttttataggGTTATTTAATGGATtagctatttgggaaaggaagaacgtgaaacaaatcctaggcttgacaaccccaggaagtcatcaaggtgagaattaacccaaaattgacaTTGCCTATtcatgaacaccttcaccccaaaaCAGTCTTgactgtgaggtcagaagataaatAGTTTTTTCTAACTTGcaatgttagtggaagatcaaaaGATTCTGCTAGGatagtgactagttgattgacgagaaAGTCGAAGCAACAGTTGATGGGGGCTAcagaagcgagctaatcacccataatcaagatttgatttaCTCTTCTCTtctatctcttgaattttatttattttatgttattttattattctaaaaactttaaaaaccttTCTTTAATGTTCTCATACTATAATTTATtcaaagtactaattagatctgtTAGTGATTAGGTTAGAATTGATTTAGTGTTCGCCTCCCTTGGTTGCTATCCTCGGAGTACCtgcctacttcgttgtaaaactatattacaattagactcatatacttgcggataccgccTTATTGTTCTAaattttattgcagtattcacatCTGGATATTAGTCCGTCCgaaggcggtcaagttgttggcgtcgtTACCGGGGAGGTAACGTTtctagattaattttaattttttcacttttaaaaaaataattaggaaatttgtaggttatagatatgattttattttatttattgttactAATCTCCTTTTTTTGGGTTTAGTATATGACTCGCAATAGGGGCACACGTATTGTAGCAACCATTGGTCCAGAGAGAATAATTCGAAAAAATCGCCAACAACAATAGCAGTAGCAATAGATGCAAGAGCCACCACCACCAGCTGCAAGTAACGTACCCTGTGAAAATCTACTATTTGGCAACACTGACGATAACGCCCTAGGAAACTCACCAGCATCACAAATACCCACAAACATTCATATTGCTCGAAACGAAAGAAGCATAAGAGATTATCCTTACCAAGTTTGGACATGGTTTAGGAGAGTATAATAAGGCCATAAATTATAGctaataattttgagattaaacCAACGATGATTCAAATGATCCAGAACAACTTGCAGTTTAGGGGCACTATGACAGAGGACCTTAATCAACATTGAAAACGATTTCTCCAACTCTGTGGTACTTTTAAGTATAATGAGGCCACTGATGACGCTATTTGTCCTCGGTTGTGCCCCTTCTCCTTGATTGATAACATTTTTTCTTGGTTAGACTCACAGGCACCAGGGTCTAACATGACATAGGATAAACTCACTGAAAAGTTCTTATAGAAGTTTTTCCCAATTAGCAAAGTAGTTCAACTAAGAAGAGATATCGCTATCTGTAGACAGATGGAGGGAGAAAGGTTTGTATAAGGCATGAGAATATTTCAAAATGATGATTCAAAAATACCTGTACCACAGATTTCCTGAGTGGATGCGACTACAGGTATTTTATAACGGGTTGGATGCAAATACACGATCTAGATTAGACGGAGTAGTAGGAAAAGCCTTTTTGAACAGGATGTACGAGGATGCGTacgaaattattgaaaatatggcATTAAACTCCTGTTAGTGGCTGATTGAATGTTTCACATATGGCTAGAAACCTTTTACGATCAAAGTTATCCAAGAGAATGATAAGTATAAACAAAAACTGTATAAAATCTGCTTCTACACTATTTATGCATGGAGGAGACAAGCCACTCTTCCATTATATCAATAATCCTACTGAAGATATAAACTACATTGGGAATAGGGGTGGAAACCCTTCTTCGAATACATACAATCCTggttggaggaatcacccaaacCTGAGATGGGGAGGAAACCAAGGAGGAGGTAATAGttcaaattaagttaaaaatactaataatcaATCTCCTTATTTTCAGAAACCTCGGGATAGGGCCAACCTTAGTGACCATACTGCATGTGGTAAATGACTAGATAGAATTAAATGAGAAATGTAGTTAATGAGAACAGATGTCAAGCAGGTGCACTCTAAGTGCACCAACTCAACAAGAACATTAACTAAGCTGGAGGATCAGATATTTGGGTCCTGATATTTGGGTCCAAGCTATAGAATGCTACATTCGTTTTTGAAGTAACTTCATTTAAAGAAAACATATTTTCCATCAATACAACTAATAAATGCTAATAACATGTTTATTAACCATTATATCAATACACATTCTTAATTGGGGTTTATACAAGTTTACGAAAGCTTTTTTATTAACTTGAGACCATTAGAGGGCCAAAATGTAACTTTTTCAAAAGATTTCAGGTTGATGTCGTAACATTAGAGATTTGTTGTTGAATCTTCAAGACAGTAATCAAGCATCATTCCTCGAAgcgaaaattgcaaaattttccaAACTATACCAGTTGGACGTCGCAACTTTGGGGTTTAATGTTGTGACATCAAAGGTTGACGTCGCAACATCCAATGAATGGTGTCACGACCCTAAAGACAGTGTACTGTGGCCCATCCTTTCTACCATTTGATGTCGCGACATCAAGGGTTTCAAGGTCGCAATGTTGGGGCTAGCGTCATGACATCCAAGGGATAGTGTCACGACCCTAGCGACAATCCACTATAATCTCAAATTCTTCTTTGGTTTTACCCCATCAAACCCGTTTGTGCAACCATATACACTTCCCAAAAGCTTAAAACATAGCTTTCTACCAATCTATGTCAAATATATCATACaatcatttgaattaaattaagaaatatagttccAACCATATGATCATATCTAGGCATATTCTAACCATTTTGCAACCTTAATATATATCAAGACATCacattcaagttaatgctcaacTCATAATACTTATGAAAATTGGAAACTAGAATTTCAAATAGCCTCACATATGATCAAATGCACCCAATTAGGACACATACATTACCTTGGCATTCACCATTAAAAATGACCATTTACATATGACcttatatatacatgccacaatcttGTAATCATTTACATTCATACCCTTTCACACCCTCATTCGGAGAGCTGATACTGTTGAGAAACTTCGCTGGCATAGACCGCCTAAGTCGCGAGACTTAGACAGGATAAGGTTGGTAACTTTGTGGCGAAATACTTGATTGAAATTCATCGATACTACGAAGTTCCACTTCATGGATTGGCAAGTTCCTTGTTATGGCAAGAACCTTACTAAGCGGACTTTCCCGCTAATAAATCTGCTAGCCTTGTTTTTGTGTCACTGCTAATTTAAGTGTAGTAGTTAGTGGGAGATGTTTAAGTCATCTAGCATCCTAGTAGAGGTAATGTGTTAGTAATTAGGACACTTGAGGAGCCTCATAAGATTTGATTAACTAGTGGAAGAATGTGAGAATGGTTACTGATTAAATTTCATCCTGAGCGGGATTTGGATGTGAGTTAACTATAAATAGGATAACCCAATAGTGGAGAGAAGATTTATATTTCATCTTCTCTACTAGTCTTTGTTATCATCGAAGAAAACTAGAAGAGTTCTTCGTCATTAACAAAGGTACTGTCTTTGAAGCTTATAAGAGTTTTTGTCTTAAGTTGTCTACTGGTAAACTCTTAAACCTTTCTTTAAGTTTTaccaaataaaaagaaattgcTGTAAAAGCAATTCAGTAGGGTTTTCATTTGGATACTGGATAGGAAGgaaatttttatatagaaaatgttTGCATGTATAcagattcatgttattttataaagttttggttgtttttttatgtttaaaaaagtagttttatttttttaaccaaaaatatggGAGAAGGTCCCAATGCCAAAGGGAAGGAACCTGTAAAGTAGATAAAGCTCTAAGTAAAGATTTTTGGTAAGTTCCTTCGTACCTTGAGTCTGTTATATGcgttattttgttaaaattttctcacTACAGCCATTTTAGTGGTTTTAACCTTCAAGTCTGATACTCGTGTCTAAGGAAATGTGTTAAAGAGTCGATGCATGCAAGGGTACAAATGGTGAAATAGACACAGAAGTCTGGTATGTACAAGGTACAAATACTCCTTCCTTGGTGCACAAGCTCCGTATCCAGGCTGGTGTAAGGAGGCAACGGAGGGATGTTGCATATGATGATGAAAAGAAGACACATGACAATATGTTCTGCCTCTGGTATGGCACTCTGGTGCAAACCCTGGCTGGTGAAAACTCGAACTTACAGGGGAACACATATGTGTTCAAATACAATGAGGGATGATAGGGGCATGAAGGTAATGACTAGAAAATAACTCTGATGAGTGGTATGAAGATATAGACAATATGGTTTTTTAGAACTAGGATTAGAAGCTAGCACAAGGAATGGAGTATATGGGAAAAATGGGTACATTTGTGTAAAACAAAGAGTGCACGTTGCATGGAATGTAAACAGTATGTCTAACGGTTATAAAAGGGTAGTCCACAAAAGTGGCGTACACGCAGAGCAGTTGTGCCTCGTGTCCGTCATATGTGAGTTTCCAAATACTGATAGTGTCTGCTAGTAGGCTGAGTTTGATCGTGGGAGTATCTGCCAGCAGATACTTCATATTATAGAGAGAGTCATATCTACCAATTATAACGTATTATTTTGTCAGTCTAGGTCTTAATCTCTTACTGCCCGAAGTCTTTATTGTAGGATTTTATTTCCtgagaactcactaagttcttttgaacttacctAGTTGTCTTCCTTTATATTTTCAAGTTTGTGGGTTGATGTTGTAGCAGAAGGGAATCAACCAGATTAGCGACCCATTTGTGAGCCTTCTCTTATCTTATTATGACGTGTATTTGTCAGGGTGTTAAGACGATTGTTAATTGCCACCAGTCGAAATCATCAAACTGTATTTTGGGAATCGATATTTTCTAATTAGGAATGTTTATTTGTAGCCTTGTTAACTTGGTTTATGGCAACAcgaatttaaaaatgaatttttaaattacttCTCGAGTGATAACTCGATAGGAAAGTTTTATTCGAGATTGTGGATATTTTTGAAGCTTCAGCCAAAAGCTAGTTACTCATGTCCTTTATCTTCTTAAGTAGTcttatactatttttaatttgCTTTCAACCTACTATATGTTTTCAAATTATTGGGACACCGCTCTGGCAAGTGGGTACCCACCAAAACTAGAAAGTTGGTTTTATTTAAGGTTGCAGTTATTTTGATGGTTTTGACTCATGACGCTTCATACCTGATCCAACAATTGGGTCGAgcatggggtgttacataccctGTACCAATTCatataaatcaataattttttattcatttcaattgCATTCAAATCCAATTCATCATCTAGCCATATATGCTAATTTAATTAACATTCAAGTCATGTTCAAACATAAGTATAATGAAATTAAACACAAGCACATATATAACTTAAAGATAAGTaataagttccatatgaacttacctttcaAAATACAAAATGAGTGAATCCTTTAGGAACTAATtcgtaattttttcttttctcttattaGATCTATTTTgatcaaatcttgatctatataaatattttatatttcaaatcaataccaaacattttcacacaatcacatgAGATGCACGATCCTAATAAATTCATTATTCGATTTTTTCacgcattttttatttttttcaatttagcccttaaactcGGAATAGATATAACTTTAAATTCTTAGCTttagattaaaatttgatttcacctaTTCTCATTAGAGAcattatattttctatttctaacataatttcatgacttattttatatttattcaatttggtccctaatataacaaagttaacaaacaagcaaaattaactttacaatctagtccttttcataatctaagctttaa is part of the Gossypium hirsutum isolate 1008001.06 chromosome D11, Gossypium_hirsutum_v2.1, whole genome shotgun sequence genome and encodes:
- the LOC107913214 gene encoding B3 domain-containing protein Os01g0234100 isoform X1, whose amino-acid sequence is MDRRVKKEAEEIPQRTMSFAGRRLKSAGEEDFILALSTHTPKLNPSSSEKKEISKKANALTERKQKRKKCQSETIIKPAVSDCGEKKISSMKNKDVGDGRCIAEIKSPAMICAEEIQSNLEPEFPSFAKSLVRSHVGSCFWMGLPGMFCKIHLPRKDTTITLEDESGNQFHVKYYADKTGLSAGWRQFCSAHNLLEGDVLVFQLVEPTKFKIYIIRAHDLNELDGALGLLNLDAYTKQSDADDAETGPTVSKSTKRKRPKPLPLASVRKKNKRSGLQRLSCNVGQPAEQSENDSEEVGSEVLEGFKRTESAIQFKDITSFENILVDGLVIDPELSEDIRSKYYQLCCSQNAFLHENIIQGISFKFKVGIISETVNIADAIRTCKLTTSRDEFDSWDRTLKAFELLGMNVGFLRTRLHRLVNLAFESEGAAETRRYFEAKAERDQTENEIRNLEAKLTELKDASKTFGFEIESLQSKAETNEFRFEKEVKAPW
- the LOC107913214 gene encoding B3 domain-containing protein Os01g0234100 isoform X2, which translates into the protein MDRRVKKEAEEIPQRTMSFAGRRLKSAGEEDFILALSTHTPKLNPSSSEKKEISKKANALTERKQKRKKCQSETIIKPAVSDCGEKKISSMKNKDVGDGRCIAEIKSPAMICAEEIQSNLEPEFPSFAKSLVRSHVGSCFWMGLPGMFCKIHLPRKDTTITLEDESGNQFHVKYYADKTGLSAGWRQFCSAHNLLEGDVLVFQLVEPTKFKIYIIRAHDLNELDGALGLLNLDAYTKQSDAETGPTVSKSTKRKRPKPLPLASVRKKNKRSGLQRLSCNVGQPAEQSENDSEEVGSEVLEGFKRTESAIQFKDITSFENILVDGLVIDPELSEDIRSKYYQLCCSQNAFLHENIIQGISFKFKVGIISETVNIADAIRTCKLTTSRDEFDSWDRTLKAFELLGMNVGFLRTRLHRLVNLAFESEGAAETRRYFEAKAERDQTENEIRNLEAKLTELKDASKTFGFEIESLQSKAETNEFRFEKEVKAPW